The Sporosarcina luteola genome contains a region encoding:
- a CDS encoding helix-turn-helix domain-containing protein, with translation MHIGSKIKSLRLKKGLTQEELGERTDLTKGYISQLERELTSPSIETLFSLLEVLGTTPKEFFDEPKKNMKVVFSPADQTTYVNDELKYSIRWLVPRSNENEMEPIYITFSRNGEFKRFEPSLAETFIHVLSGKVEIELGSRTFTALKGDSVYYEATEYHRISNANDGPSELLLVATESYL, from the coding sequence ATGCATATCGGGAGTAAAATCAAAAGTCTTCGTTTAAAAAAAGGGCTGACCCAGGAGGAACTCGGAGAGAGAACCGACCTAACGAAAGGATACATCTCTCAATTGGAGCGTGAACTCACTTCCCCTTCCATCGAAACGCTATTTTCCCTTTTAGAAGTGCTAGGCACAACACCGAAGGAATTTTTTGATGAACCGAAGAAAAACATGAAAGTCGTCTTCTCGCCAGCCGATCAAACCACTTACGTCAATGATGAATTAAAGTATAGCATCCGCTGGCTCGTTCCACGTTCAAATGAAAATGAAATGGAACCGATCTATATTACGTTCTCAAGGAATGGAGAATTCAAAAGATTTGAGCCCTCACTTGCCGAAACATTCATCCATGTCCTTTCGGGTAAAGTGGAAATCGAGCTCGGAAGTAGGACTTTCACAGCTTTAAAGGGGGATTCGGTCTATTATGAGGCGACTGAATATCATCGAATCTCGAATGCCAACGATGGCCCGAGCGAATTGCTCCTAGTAGCGACAGAATCTTATTTATGA
- a CDS encoding ABC transporter ATP-binding protein, with amino-acid sequence MTNQPIIRFENVVKKYGDGTTVLDNVSFELERGKFYTLLGPSGCGKTTILRLIAGFIEPTEGSIHFNGKKINNVPANERQVNTVFQDYALFPHLNVYENIAFGLRIKKVKKDEIDTRVKEALKFVNLAGYENREITEMSGGQRQRVAIARAIVNDPEVILLDEPLSALDLKLRSEMQYELRELQQRLGKTFVFVTHDQEEALAMSDEIFVMNMGAIQQSGTPLDIYDEPINRFVADFIGESNIVSGMMIEDYVVEFTGKRFNCADAGLQPNEKVDIVLRPEDLEITTVDKGKLNVTVDTQLFRGVHYELSTYDQDGNEWLVHSTKKAEVGEKIGLDFDPEDIHVMRLNESEEDYDARLESYGANADE; translated from the coding sequence ATGACAAATCAGCCGATTATCCGTTTTGAGAATGTCGTGAAGAAATACGGCGACGGAACGACCGTATTGGATAATGTCTCATTTGAATTGGAACGCGGAAAATTTTATACGCTATTAGGTCCTTCCGGTTGCGGAAAGACGACAATCCTTCGATTGATAGCAGGATTTATCGAGCCGACAGAAGGCTCAATTCACTTTAATGGAAAAAAGATCAACAATGTCCCAGCAAATGAACGTCAAGTTAATACAGTATTCCAAGATTATGCCCTATTCCCCCACTTGAATGTGTATGAGAATATTGCATTCGGTTTACGCATCAAAAAAGTGAAAAAGGACGAAATCGATACGAGGGTCAAAGAAGCATTGAAATTCGTCAACTTGGCAGGCTACGAAAACCGGGAAATTACTGAAATGTCCGGTGGGCAACGGCAGAGGGTTGCGATTGCACGCGCCATCGTCAATGATCCTGAAGTGATTTTGCTCGATGAACCATTATCCGCTCTGGATTTGAAGCTGCGATCTGAAATGCAATACGAACTAAGGGAGTTGCAGCAGCGCCTTGGCAAGACATTCGTCTTCGTCACGCACGATCAAGAGGAAGCGCTCGCCATGTCCGACGAAATTTTCGTCATGAATATGGGAGCTATTCAACAATCCGGCACCCCTCTCGACATCTATGATGAACCGATCAACCGCTTCGTCGCAGACTTCATTGGTGAATCGAATATTGTTTCGGGGATGATGATTGAGGATTACGTCGTCGAATTTACAGGAAAACGATTCAACTGTGCGGATGCTGGGCTTCAGCCAAATGAAAAAGTCGACATCGTCCTCCGCCCGGAAGATTTGGAAATCACGACTGTCGATAAAGGGAAATTGAATGTGACAGTAGATACACAATTGTTCCGAGGAGTGCATTATGAACTTTCGACATACGATCAAGACGGCAATGAATGGCTAGTTCATTCCACGAAGAAAGCGGAAGTCGGGGAGAAAATCGGTCTTGATTTCGACCCCGAAGACATCCACGTCATGCGATTGAATGAATCAGAGGAAGATTACGATGCCCGTCTTGAATCCTACGGAGCGAATGCCGATGAATAA
- a CDS encoding ABC transporter permease: MNKSRLRPIYSIPYTAWILLFVLAPIALIVYYSFFDLAGNFTLTNYRDFFTSVYLKLTISSFWYAFLITLFSLLIAYPTAYLITKTKHKQLWLLLIIIPSWINLLLKTYAFIGLMGLYGPLNALLEAVSIGKQQILFTDFSFVFVSVYIFIPFMILPIFNALDKLNPALIDASRDLGANSWTTFRRVIWPLTTNGVKSGIQVVFIPALSLFMITRLIAGNKIITLGTAIEQQFLVTQNWGMGSTIAVFLIVFMFIIMLVTKGKEKGASDHGKAR, from the coding sequence ATGAATAAGTCCCGCCTACGTCCAATCTACTCGATCCCTTATACAGCGTGGATCTTGTTGTTCGTCCTGGCTCCGATTGCATTGATCGTCTATTATTCATTCTTCGACTTGGCAGGCAACTTCACGCTGACGAATTACCGTGACTTTTTCACGTCCGTCTATCTAAAACTTACAATCAGCTCATTTTGGTATGCATTCCTTATTACACTCTTTTCATTGCTGATCGCCTATCCGACGGCGTATTTGATAACAAAAACGAAGCATAAGCAGCTCTGGCTTTTGCTCATCATCATCCCTTCGTGGATCAACCTGTTGCTGAAGACATATGCCTTCATCGGGTTGATGGGTCTATACGGACCGTTAAATGCATTATTGGAAGCTGTCAGCATCGGCAAGCAGCAAATTCTGTTCACCGACTTCAGTTTCGTATTCGTCTCGGTCTATATATTTATTCCGTTCATGATTTTACCGATATTCAATGCTCTCGATAAATTGAATCCGGCATTGATAGATGCATCACGCGATCTGGGCGCTAACTCTTGGACGACTTTCAGAAGAGTCATATGGCCATTAACGACGAACGGAGTGAAATCAGGCATCCAAGTCGTCTTCATTCCTGCCTTGTCACTATTCATGATCACAAGACTCATCGCTGGAAATAAAATCATCACGCTAGGAACAGCCATTGAACAGCAATTTCTAGTGACGCAGAACTGGGGAATGGGCTCGACAATCGCCGTCTTCCTAATCGTCTTCATGTTCATCATCATGCTTGTCACGAAAGGCAAAGAAAAGGGGGCATCAGACCATGGAAAGGCTAGGTAA
- a CDS encoding ABC transporter permease: MERLGKLPKLYLAIVFIILYAPIFYLIFYSFNSGGGMSNFEEFTWEHYAAVFEDKRLIIIVLNTIIIALLSALLSTTIGVIGALAIYFMRNKKMRNAVLSLNNILMVSPDVIIGASFLILFTMIGVKLGFASVLISHIAFSIPIVVIMVLPKLSEMNTSLIDAALDLGASRKDVMTRVILPFIKPGIFAGFFLALTYSLDDFAVTFFVTGNGFSTLSVEIYSMARTGISLTINALSGLIFIVTVALVIGYYAISRKTKMPLAGVKK; this comes from the coding sequence ATGGAAAGGCTAGGTAAGCTTCCTAAACTGTATTTAGCGATTGTATTCATTATCCTGTATGCCCCGATCTTTTATCTGATTTTCTATTCATTCAACTCGGGCGGTGGCATGTCCAATTTCGAAGAATTCACATGGGAGCATTATGCAGCAGTATTTGAGGATAAACGGTTGATTATCATCGTCCTCAATACAATCATCATTGCCCTGCTTTCCGCGTTATTATCGACGACAATCGGCGTGATCGGAGCATTGGCAATTTATTTCATGCGCAATAAAAAAATGAGGAATGCAGTGCTGTCCTTGAATAATATTTTAATGGTCAGCCCTGATGTCATTATCGGCGCATCATTCTTGATTCTATTTACGATGATAGGTGTTAAGCTTGGATTTGCTTCTGTATTGATTTCCCATATCGCCTTCAGCATTCCGATTGTTGTCATAATGGTATTGCCGAAGTTATCAGAGATGAACACTTCATTGATAGACGCAGCACTCGATCTTGGCGCTTCTAGGAAAGATGTTATGACACGGGTCATCCTGCCATTCATAAAACCAGGGATCTTTGCTGGATTCTTCCTCGCTTTGACGTACTCGCTTGATGACTTTGCTGTAACGTTCTTTGTAACTGGAAATGGGTTCTCAACATTGTCGGTTGAAATTTACTCAATGGCAAGAACAGGCATCAGTTTGACGATTAATGCCCTATCAGGACTCATCTTTATCGTCACAGTCGCATTAGTGATCGGTTACTATGCAATTAGCCGCAAAACGAAGATGCCTCTCGCGGGGGTGAAGAAATGA
- a CDS encoding ABC transporter substrate-binding protein, with translation MKSIIQSAILILLVAGILLFINAELNKGSKSGTGTITVYNWGEYIDPDLIKQFEEETGIKVIYETFDSNEGMMSKIEQGGTAYDISVPSEYMIEMMKEKNLLLPVDYSKIPNIKHIDPYFLDLPFDPGNQFSVPYFWGTVGIAYNPTLLEGQTFESWDDLWDPSLKQRVILVDSARETIGMGLNSLGYSLNSTDLGELREATDKLKTLSPNVKAVIGDEVTQLMINNEAAVSLTWSGQAADMMYENEDIDYVVPEEGSNLWFDNIVIPKTAKNIDGAHAFINFMLDPEVAAQNADYVGYSTPNLSALDLMDPEVVEDERFYPDIETRTHLEVYKNLGLELLGVYNELFLEFKMDMK, from the coding sequence ATGAAGTCCATTATCCAATCTGCCATCCTGATTCTCCTCGTGGCCGGCATATTGCTATTCATCAATGCCGAGTTGAACAAAGGGAGCAAATCGGGCACAGGCACCATAACTGTTTATAATTGGGGAGAATATATCGACCCGGATCTTATCAAGCAATTCGAAGAAGAAACAGGCATAAAAGTCATTTATGAAACATTCGATTCGAATGAAGGGATGATGAGCAAAATTGAACAGGGCGGTACGGCATACGATATTTCCGTTCCATCTGAATATATGATTGAGATGATGAAGGAAAAGAATCTTCTGCTGCCGGTCGACTACAGTAAAATCCCGAATATTAAACATATCGATCCATATTTCCTGGATCTCCCTTTCGATCCGGGCAATCAGTTCTCGGTCCCCTACTTCTGGGGGACAGTAGGAATTGCTTACAATCCAACGTTACTCGAGGGGCAAACGTTCGAAAGTTGGGATGACCTATGGGACCCTTCCTTGAAGCAACGCGTTATCCTTGTCGATAGTGCAAGAGAAACAATCGGCATGGGACTGAACTCATTGGGCTATTCCCTAAACTCGACCGACCTTGGAGAGCTTCGCGAAGCCACTGATAAATTGAAGACATTAAGTCCGAATGTAAAAGCGGTCATCGGCGATGAAGTCACTCAGCTAATGATTAATAATGAAGCTGCCGTCTCATTAACATGGTCGGGACAGGCAGCTGATATGATGTATGAGAACGAGGATATCGATTATGTTGTTCCAGAGGAAGGATCGAATTTATGGTTCGACAATATCGTCATTCCGAAAACCGCAAAAAACATTGACGGAGCGCATGCGTTCATCAACTTCATGTTAGATCCTGAAGTTGCAGCACAAAATGCCGATTATGTCGGCTACTCGACCCCCAATTTATCTGCGCTTGACTTGATGGATCCAGAAGTTGTCGAGGATGAACGTTTTTATCCTGACATAGAAACGAGAACCCACTTGGAAGTGTATAAAAATTTAGGACTTGAATTATTAGGCGTTTATAATGAGCTTTTCTTGGAATTCAAAATGGATATGAAGTGA
- a CDS encoding MFS transporter → MFNMFIAMAGIGLIIPIMPEFLGTFGVAGKVLGFLIAIFSFAQFIFSPISGDLSDRHGRKKIIILGLFIYGSAQFAFSLSTELWMLFAARFFSGMGAAFIIPPMMAFVADITTLEGRGRGMGLLGASMSLGFMIGPGIGGFLSKISLFFPFYFAAGAAIFAAILSIFILPNPAPVVSAEKVVVKQENLFKQLKKSTTTPYFVMLIVMFVFSFGLANFQSTISLYVDHKYGYTPSQIAVLITVGGFVGVIVQTFVINPLFKRFGEMRVILFNLVVAAISMMAILFVDLFWTILFVATIFSTATSLLRPAVNTLVSKLAGEEQGYAAGMMNAYMSLGNMIGPALAGSIFDINITFPYFLGTAILLICFGIATVWSRKNTLLLASTRT, encoded by the coding sequence ATGTTTAATATGTTCATAGCTATGGCGGGCATCGGTCTTATTATCCCGATCATGCCTGAGTTTTTAGGCACATTCGGCGTTGCCGGAAAAGTGCTCGGATTCCTGATTGCAATCTTTTCATTCGCGCAATTCATCTTTTCACCGATATCAGGAGATTTATCAGACCGGCATGGAAGAAAGAAAATCATCATACTTGGTTTGTTCATTTATGGTTCAGCTCAATTTGCTTTCAGTTTATCGACTGAATTATGGATGCTATTTGCAGCCCGATTCTTTTCTGGTATGGGAGCAGCGTTCATCATCCCACCGATGATGGCGTTTGTTGCGGATATCACTACATTGGAAGGGCGAGGCAGGGGTATGGGATTGCTAGGAGCTTCCATGTCACTCGGCTTCATGATTGGACCAGGGATCGGTGGCTTCCTATCGAAGATCAGTCTGTTTTTCCCGTTTTATTTTGCAGCGGGGGCTGCAATATTTGCAGCCATTCTTTCGATTTTCATTTTACCTAATCCCGCGCCAGTCGTTTCAGCCGAAAAGGTAGTAGTGAAGCAGGAAAACCTCTTTAAACAATTGAAAAAGTCGACAACAACCCCTTATTTCGTCATGTTGATTGTCATGTTCGTCTTTTCCTTCGGACTCGCGAATTTCCAATCGACGATTTCCTTGTATGTCGACCATAAGTATGGTTATACCCCTTCGCAAATTGCAGTATTGATTACGGTCGGAGGTTTTGTAGGTGTTATTGTGCAGACTTTCGTCATCAATCCGCTGTTTAAAAGATTCGGGGAAATGCGTGTGATTCTTTTCAATTTGGTCGTAGCAGCTATTTCAATGATGGCCATTCTATTCGTCGATTTATTTTGGACAATCCTCTTCGTCGCAACGATCTTCTCAACGGCGACTTCCCTGCTCCGGCCAGCGGTTAATACGCTCGTTTCGAAGCTTGCCGGTGAAGAGCAAGGGTATGCAGCTGGGATGATGAATGCATATATGAGCCTTGGAAATATGATCGGCCCAGCGCTTGCCGGATCCATTTTCGATATCAATATTACATTCCCATATTTCCTGGGCACAGCTATCCTCCTTATCTGCTTCGGAATTGCGACTGTCTGGTCCAGAAAGAACACACTTCTCCTCGCTTCGACGAGAACATAA
- a CDS encoding VWA domain-containing protein, which translates to MDIRIEEPLWLLLLVPITIYMAYAWKSSNMRFARKGTILYALRSLVILCIVFALTVPYVLLPDDEEQIIFVVDRSVSVEEAGQAAEQWISESLKERKANQSVGIYSFAGTFRTDSRLTAAELEMPKLDPIDSNGATNIANAVDLSAAVAKAGLATRIVLLSDGLETEGAIEELLPKYKNSHVQIDTVELRRSNDADASISLFETPRTAFEGERQLLRVEVESSTETIGQLLVYLNDEEIISETVALDEGANQFAFHHEARGTGLLKYEAKLIVPEDGLLENNRMLSVTMLEQSPRVLVVDTERSPSVIPSLLDRNAMDVEVMDAEILPESLSGYLGYSAIIFDNVPGHLVGEHKMTVIEQAVKNFGTGFMMVGGDESYGLGGYFKSPIERLLPVEMEVKGKEQLPSLGLVIAMDRSGSMSGSKIVIAREAAARAVELLRNDDTFGFTAFDHELWEVIPVGPLLDKQEAMDQILSIPAAGGTDIFPSVAKAYEDLSDLKLQRKHIILLTDGQSSMPPDYEDIIAEGKKTNVTLSTVSIGTDADSVLLEELAELGGGRFYNAVDESTVPAILTRETSMLTRTYIEDDPFYVSLSNVPEWTSIFAEGVPQMNAYIATTPKGTATIVAESPKEDPVIAEWMYGLGRTVAFTSDSTGKWSGDLARWEGYSGFWNTAVARLMPSYEEVPYLITHDRGGTYTITDSSRKSAFLDVVIVDEQGEEVPFQSEPLAPGKVKVTLDAEPGLVFFGISDDKGGLFQAGVSVPYSAEYKPSEPNIALLEKIADRTGGEHYEDPAQVFRPHPFKSGDRKPIADWLILMAMILFFIDITLRRFGMFSGLLDRKEKFEVNEAPPVKQEDHVAELLKAKKKR; encoded by the coding sequence GTGGATATCCGAATTGAGGAGCCATTATGGCTTTTGCTGCTTGTACCGATAACTATTTACATGGCGTATGCTTGGAAGTCTTCTAATATGCGTTTCGCTCGGAAGGGGACAATCCTATATGCTTTAAGAAGCCTTGTAATCCTCTGTATCGTTTTCGCCCTAACTGTTCCTTATGTACTGTTGCCAGATGACGAGGAGCAGATCATATTCGTTGTCGATCGATCCGTTTCGGTGGAAGAGGCAGGTCAAGCTGCCGAACAATGGATTTCGGAAAGTTTGAAGGAGAGAAAAGCGAATCAATCCGTCGGTATTTATTCATTTGCAGGAACGTTTCGGACGGACAGCCGGTTAACAGCTGCTGAATTGGAAATGCCGAAGTTGGATCCGATTGATTCGAATGGTGCAACGAATATTGCAAACGCGGTTGACTTATCCGCTGCAGTGGCTAAAGCGGGCTTAGCGACGAGAATCGTTCTATTGTCCGATGGGTTGGAAACGGAAGGGGCAATCGAGGAACTGTTGCCGAAATATAAGAATAGCCATGTTCAAATCGACACGGTCGAGTTAAGGCGATCGAATGACGCGGATGCCTCCATCTCATTATTCGAGACTCCCCGAACTGCCTTTGAGGGCGAAAGGCAATTGTTGCGCGTTGAGGTTGAGTCATCCACCGAAACGATTGGCCAGTTGTTGGTCTATTTAAATGACGAAGAGATCATTAGTGAAACGGTAGCCCTTGATGAGGGAGCCAACCAATTTGCATTTCATCATGAAGCGAGGGGAACAGGCCTGCTTAAGTATGAGGCAAAGCTGATTGTACCTGAGGATGGACTTCTTGAAAATAATCGGATGCTTTCAGTCACAATGCTTGAGCAATCTCCAAGAGTGCTTGTCGTGGATACCGAGAGGAGCCCTTCCGTCATACCGTCGCTTCTTGACCGGAACGCGATGGATGTTGAGGTAATGGATGCTGAAATATTACCGGAATCATTGTCCGGTTATTTAGGATACAGTGCAATCATTTTTGATAATGTCCCTGGTCATCTTGTCGGGGAACATAAGATGACTGTCATCGAGCAGGCCGTTAAAAACTTCGGGACGGGATTCATGATGGTCGGAGGCGATGAAAGCTATGGGTTGGGCGGCTATTTCAAGTCGCCGATTGAACGTTTATTGCCAGTGGAAATGGAAGTGAAAGGGAAGGAACAGCTTCCGTCACTTGGGCTTGTCATTGCGATGGACCGTTCCGGCAGTATGTCAGGATCGAAAATAGTCATTGCAAGAGAAGCGGCTGCGAGGGCGGTGGAGCTGCTTCGTAATGATGATACGTTTGGCTTCACGGCGTTTGACCATGAGCTCTGGGAAGTCATCCCGGTTGGTCCATTATTAGATAAGCAAGAAGCGATGGACCAGATCTTGTCCATTCCTGCGGCCGGTGGTACAGATATTTTTCCTTCAGTTGCAAAAGCATATGAAGATTTGTCCGATCTGAAGCTTCAACGGAAGCATATCATCCTGTTGACGGATGGCCAATCATCTATGCCCCCTGATTATGAGGACATTATTGCGGAAGGCAAAAAAACGAATGTCACGTTATCGACCGTGTCAATCGGAACCGACGCTGACAGTGTGCTGCTCGAAGAATTGGCTGAACTCGGTGGAGGCCGATTTTACAACGCAGTGGATGAGTCAACGGTTCCAGCAATATTGACACGGGAAACATCCATGCTGACGAGGACGTATATCGAGGATGATCCATTCTATGTTTCGCTTAGCAACGTTCCGGAATGGACGTCGATTTTCGCGGAAGGCGTCCCGCAGATGAACGCCTATATTGCGACGACTCCTAAGGGAACTGCGACAATTGTTGCGGAAAGCCCGAAGGAGGATCCCGTCATTGCGGAATGGATGTACGGATTGGGTCGGACGGTTGCGTTCACGTCCGATTCCACAGGGAAGTGGTCCGGTGACTTGGCAAGATGGGAAGGCTATTCGGGCTTCTGGAACACCGCTGTTGCTCGATTAATGCCTTCCTATGAAGAAGTTCCCTATCTGATCACCCATGACCGAGGCGGTACGTACACGATCACCGACAGTTCACGGAAGTCAGCGTTTTTGGACGTCGTGATTGTGGATGAGCAAGGGGAAGAAGTGCCTTTCCAGTCAGAACCTCTGGCACCTGGGAAAGTGAAGGTTACGTTGGACGCTGAACCCGGCCTTGTCTTTTTCGGCATTTCTGATGATAAGGGTGGCTTATTTCAAGCGGGAGTTTCAGTCCCCTACAGTGCGGAATACAAACCATCAGAACCAAATATTGCATTGCTCGAGAAAATCGCCGACCGGACAGGCGGGGAGCACTACGAAGATCCAGCGCAAGTGTTCCGCCCACATCCGTTTAAGAGCGGAGATCGGAAACCGATTGCAGATTGGCTCATTCTGATGGCAATGATTTTGTTTTTCATTGACATTACACTGCGCCGTTTTGGAATGTTTTCCGGTTTGCTTGACCGGAAAGAGAAGTTTGAAGTGAATGAGGCTCCTCCGGTTAAACAAGAAGACCACGTGGCGGAATTATTAAAAGCGAAAAAGAAGCGTTAA
- a CDS encoding vWA domain-containing protein: MGFDQIGNLWTAIFPLAVLLYYFFRKKYVTTTISSTLFWERSMRETKVSPYLKNLQRNALFYLQMAALLLLLFILLRPFLPKETVADGHTVFVVDASASMAAVDGDRSLLENSKVKMRAIAEERKGESFSIIITGKEPSLLLREETDQRHVLEVIDEIEVAYEYEQLGRSLEFVRSIAQQAEADVHIFTDYLDRSQFMESESGIAWTIHNNENPIDNIAIEKFGAIHTSDGTEAIVKLLNQTESKQTGKVFVNDGLTGARLAEQDFSVEKEADTLLSFKELPMLQAFHVHMEVEDDYAVDNDAFIVIGSESSEVIVDNQLHELVKKAFEAIGLTVSSGSFNEMTSARDHSMIVTNETSFLEEGSEPILLIGRNDAMTEPVSGSMESSNDALFSIAPIDDVYVSALYPPFDGFSTLAAIDGKPFIQRSPRGDIIILTDIGLTDWPLHPSFPLFFWSSMEMLRSGSDIAGTFSPNERKALLTGSGSEGIEVFTINDKYVATYPAGENFVAPAKPGIYKLMESGAERYLSVQLEPDEKSVAFGSSYKLGAGPAGDGDREEGKQMIGWLFLIPVLLLLVIEWEVQRRRGYPN; the protein is encoded by the coding sequence GTGGGGTTCGATCAAATCGGTAATTTATGGACGGCAATTTTCCCGTTGGCCGTCCTGCTATATTATTTTTTCCGAAAAAAGTACGTAACGACGACCATTTCGTCCACATTGTTTTGGGAAAGATCGATGCGGGAGACAAAGGTTTCTCCATACCTGAAGAATTTACAACGGAATGCCCTATTTTATTTGCAGATGGCAGCATTATTGCTATTGTTGTTCATCCTGCTCCGTCCCTTTTTGCCGAAGGAGACTGTCGCAGATGGCCATACGGTGTTTGTCGTTGACGCTTCCGCATCCATGGCTGCCGTAGACGGCGACCGATCTTTATTGGAAAATAGTAAAGTGAAGATGCGTGCCATTGCCGAAGAGCGTAAAGGTGAATCATTCTCCATTATTATTACGGGAAAGGAACCTTCCCTATTGCTGCGGGAAGAGACTGATCAACGTCATGTCTTGGAAGTGATTGACGAGATCGAGGTGGCTTATGAATATGAGCAGCTGGGACGATCCCTTGAATTTGTCAGATCCATCGCCCAACAAGCTGAAGCGGATGTCCATATTTTCACCGATTATCTTGACCGTTCACAATTCATGGAGAGCGAAAGTGGCATCGCGTGGACAATTCATAATAACGAAAATCCAATAGACAATATTGCCATTGAAAAATTCGGTGCCATACATACATCAGATGGGACAGAGGCCATCGTCAAGCTGTTAAATCAAACAGAGTCTAAACAGACCGGCAAGGTGTTTGTCAATGATGGGTTGACGGGCGCTAGATTGGCTGAACAGGATTTTTCCGTTGAAAAAGAGGCGGACACCCTTCTTTCATTCAAAGAGTTGCCAATGTTGCAAGCGTTCCATGTTCATATGGAAGTGGAAGACGACTATGCCGTTGATAATGATGCATTTATCGTCATCGGTAGTGAATCCTCGGAAGTGATTGTCGACAATCAATTGCATGAATTGGTCAAAAAAGCGTTTGAAGCGATTGGGCTCACCGTCAGTTCAGGGTCCTTCAATGAAATGACATCGGCAAGAGACCATTCCATGATTGTTACGAACGAGACTTCTTTTTTGGAGGAAGGGTCAGAGCCGATCTTGTTGATTGGCAGGAATGATGCAATGACAGAACCGGTTTCAGGTTCGATGGAGTCGTCCAATGATGCGTTGTTCTCAATCGCTCCGATTGATGATGTGTATGTAAGTGCGCTTTACCCTCCATTCGATGGGTTTTCGACGTTAGCTGCCATCGATGGCAAACCGTTCATTCAGCGATCACCAAGAGGCGATATTATTATCTTGACGGATATCGGTTTGACTGATTGGCCGCTGCACCCATCATTTCCGTTGTTCTTTTGGAGTTCGATGGAAATGCTCCGGTCTGGAAGTGATATTGCCGGAACGTTCAGCCCGAATGAAAGAAAAGCATTATTGACCGGAAGTGGATCGGAAGGGATAGAGGTTTTCACAATCAATGATAAGTATGTTGCAACATATCCGGCAGGTGAAAACTTTGTCGCCCCAGCAAAACCGGGAATTTATAAACTGATGGAAAGTGGGGCTGAGCGGTATTTATCCGTACAGTTAGAGCCGGATGAGAAATCGGTTGCCTTCGGGTCCAGTTATAAACTTGGTGCCGGTCCTGCAGGTGATGGAGATAGAGAAGAAGGTAAACAAATGATCGGGTGGCTATTCCTTATACCAGTCCTCCTTCTTTTAGTAATAGAGTGGGAGGTGCAGAGACGTCGTGGATATCCGAATTGA
- a CDS encoding DUF58 domain-containing protein, protein MREDLFPDRLSKRLGALSIISRSRRLGHHKGTHRSSKTGTSLDFSDFREYHPGDDLRHIDWNVFARTDKPFIKQFLDEQEMRVHILLDSTRSMGTDGKWDFARQLAIGLGHIALKSGDTVSFSTWSTSRNYFFRKKGALHRASFSKYVSQLQEPVAEGEFADQVVKHVPKAMTVLFIITDGLEQLDKWERLFRRLPGVCKDIRILTVHSPVEELPAYEGDVRFVDVENGSVIEVSMNQRIVKEYKEKKMKHEAELTALARKYGIQILRTEVSEGVMDSFTKKMRHAGWLR, encoded by the coding sequence ATGAGAGAGGACCTCTTCCCCGACCGATTGTCCAAACGATTAGGTGCGTTATCCATAATCTCCAGATCAAGACGGTTGGGACATCATAAAGGGACACATCGTTCCAGTAAGACGGGAACATCATTGGATTTTTCGGATTTCAGAGAATATCATCCGGGAGACGATTTGCGTCATATTGACTGGAATGTGTTCGCTCGTACGGATAAACCGTTCATCAAGCAATTTTTGGATGAACAAGAAATGCGGGTACATATATTACTCGATTCCACAAGATCGATGGGCACGGATGGAAAGTGGGATTTTGCACGTCAATTGGCAATCGGATTAGGGCATATCGCGCTAAAGAGCGGAGACACTGTTTCATTTTCCACATGGTCTACCAGCCGGAATTATTTCTTCCGGAAAAAAGGTGCATTGCATCGGGCTTCATTCTCAAAGTACGTATCGCAATTACAAGAACCTGTAGCCGAAGGAGAGTTTGCCGACCAAGTGGTGAAGCACGTCCCGAAGGCGATGACTGTCCTCTTCATAATTACTGATGGATTGGAGCAGTTGGATAAATGGGAGCGCCTGTTCAGAAGACTGCCCGGGGTTTGCAAGGACATCCGGATACTTACAGTCCATTCACCGGTGGAGGAGCTTCCCGCTTATGAAGGGGATGTACGCTTTGTTGATGTGGAAAACGGATCCGTCATTGAAGTGTCAATGAATCAGAGGATTGTCAAAGAGTATAAAGAGAAGAAAATGAAACATGAAGCAGAGCTGACGGCATTGGCGAGAAAATATGGTATCCAGATTTTGCGCACGGAAGTTTCGGAAGGCGTGATGGATAGTTTTACAAAAAAGATGAGACATGCCGGATGGTTGCGCTGA